One genomic segment of Mycolicibacterium gilvum includes these proteins:
- a CDS encoding nitroreductase family deazaflavin-dependent oxidoreductase, whose product MASGERIRPPWWLKYVNKAMIAINRTGLLKNGPVVLTVTGRRTGKPRSTPITPFEVDGRRYVVGGLPGSDWVRNLQANPDAVLTRGRTRERVRMAELPVEEARPLLRQFPVLVPTGMDFMKNAGLVTGPHPDEFEALAERCPVFRFDNV is encoded by the coding sequence ATGGCGAGTGGCGAGCGGATCCGGCCTCCGTGGTGGCTCAAATACGTGAACAAGGCGATGATCGCGATCAACAGGACCGGTCTGCTGAAGAACGGGCCCGTGGTGCTGACCGTGACCGGACGCAGAACCGGTAAGCCGCGCTCCACACCGATCACCCCGTTCGAGGTCGACGGGCGGCGGTATGTGGTCGGCGGGCTTCCCGGATCGGACTGGGTCCGCAATCTGCAGGCCAATCCCGATGCCGTGCTGACACGCGGCCGGACGCGGGAACGCGTGCGGATGGCCGAGCTGCCCGTCGAGGAAGCGCGCCCGCTGCTGCGGCAGTTCCCGGTGCTGGTGCCGACCGGCATGGACTTCATGAAGAACGCCGGTCTGGTCACCGGACCTCACCCCGACGAGTTCGAGGCACTGGCCGAACGCTGCCCGGTGTTCCGCTTCGATAACGTTTGA
- a CDS encoding HAD family hydrolase has translation MTDLDAVLFDFSGTLFRLEEDESWFDGMTLASAGNRDVDEHVQAELMRRLTAPTGRSVSMTPEALEAWMNRDLAPHLHREAYLHVLRESGLACEHAESLYSRVIDPACWTPYPDTATVLTGLRRRGIRTAVVSNIAFDLRPAFDGVGTVDEFVLSFEVGAVKPDPSIFQTALDRLGVPAERALMVGDSDEADGGARALGCAFALVDPLPTRERSDGLLGALRVHGIRL, from the coding sequence GTGACCGACCTGGACGCGGTGCTGTTCGATTTCTCCGGCACGTTGTTCCGGCTCGAGGAAGACGAGAGCTGGTTCGACGGGATGACCCTCGCCTCCGCCGGCAACCGGGACGTCGACGAACACGTGCAGGCCGAGTTGATGCGGCGGTTGACCGCACCGACGGGACGGTCGGTATCGATGACGCCGGAAGCCTTGGAGGCGTGGATGAACCGCGACCTCGCCCCGCACCTGCACCGCGAGGCTTATCTGCACGTGCTGCGGGAGTCGGGACTCGCGTGCGAGCACGCCGAATCGCTCTACTCCCGGGTGATCGACCCCGCCTGCTGGACGCCCTACCCCGACACCGCGACGGTGCTCACCGGTCTTCGCCGGCGCGGCATCAGGACAGCGGTCGTGTCCAACATCGCGTTCGATCTGCGGCCCGCATTCGACGGCGTCGGGACCGTCGACGAGTTCGTGCTCTCCTTCGAGGTGGGCGCCGTCAAACCGGATCCGTCGATCTTCCAGACCGCCCTGGACCGGCTCGGAGTGCCCGCAGAGCGCGCCTTGATGGTCGGAGACAGCGACGAAGCCGACGGCGGCGCCCGCGCGCTGGGGTGCGCGTTCGCGCTCGTCGACCCGCTACCGACGCGTGAACGCAGCGACGGGCTGCTCGGCGCCCTGCGGGTACACGGAATCCGGTTGTAG
- a CDS encoding glycosyltransferase, translating into MNDLSRAVVVVPAHNEKDHLPDCLRALTTAALCVPIPVGIVVVLDSCDDGSDALAGQFGADVHFVSVDAGNVGATRAAGFEYARTLFGDDEIGRTWYATTDADSTVDADWLVRMLGAGADMVLGVVRVSSWRHFSPAVARRYLRGYRSRGTGHRHIHGANMGFRAESYWRVGGFRALKSSEDVDLVRRFEDAGMFIHRDRRLSVATSDRREGRAPGGFAQHLRNLSRSDDPGKADVA; encoded by the coding sequence GTGAATGACTTGTCACGTGCCGTCGTGGTGGTGCCTGCGCACAACGAGAAGGACCATCTGCCGGACTGCCTCCGCGCGCTCACCACCGCCGCGCTGTGCGTGCCCATCCCGGTCGGCATCGTGGTGGTCCTCGATTCCTGTGATGACGGCAGCGACGCGCTCGCCGGGCAGTTCGGCGCCGACGTCCACTTCGTCTCCGTCGACGCGGGCAACGTCGGCGCCACCCGCGCCGCCGGGTTCGAGTACGCCCGCACCTTGTTCGGCGACGACGAGATCGGGCGCACCTGGTATGCGACCACCGACGCGGACAGCACGGTCGACGCGGACTGGCTGGTCCGGATGCTCGGCGCCGGCGCCGACATGGTGCTCGGTGTGGTGCGGGTGTCGAGCTGGCGGCACTTCTCACCTGCGGTGGCGCGACGCTATCTGCGCGGCTACCGGTCTCGCGGTACGGGACACCGGCACATTCACGGTGCGAACATGGGGTTCCGTGCCGAATCCTATTGGCGTGTCGGGGGATTCCGGGCGCTGAAGAGCAGCGAGGATGTCGACCTGGTCCGTAGATTCGAAGACGCCGGAATGTTCATCCACCGGGACCGGCGCCTGTCGGTGGCGACCTCGGACCGTCGGGAGGGTCGTGCGCCCGGCGGCTTCGCCCAGCATCTGCGGAATCTGTCGCGTTCGGACGACCCCGGGAAAGCCGACGTGGCATGA
- a CDS encoding acyl-CoA dehydrogenase produces MTAGLVRSWLESGRLDLPLPGGGDTALRWERLAELAEIDVVAGRLAEAHADAAAILAELGGRAPAPGQWWGVWAAESGDEVVTAHDDGTRVLLDGTKVWCSGAGLCTHALVTARLSTGERGLFAVDLAADGVRPLRSGWHTTGMAESDTRSVAFAMTPAVAVGAPGEYLTRPGFWHGAVGVAACWLGGARAVAAALYARVAAGNADAHTAAHLGAVDASLTAAHATLAAVAADIDADPRNCGGRAELGARRARAVVETAVEETLSRTARALGPSPLAMDSDHARRVADLSIYVRQSHAERDLERLGVLAAEPS; encoded by the coding sequence ATGACTGCCGGCCTGGTCCGGAGCTGGCTGGAATCCGGTCGGCTCGACCTGCCGCTGCCGGGGGGCGGCGACACGGCCCTGCGCTGGGAGAGATTGGCCGAACTCGCCGAGATCGACGTCGTGGCAGGGCGTCTGGCGGAAGCGCACGCCGATGCGGCGGCGATCCTCGCAGAACTCGGGGGCCGGGCACCGGCGCCGGGCCAGTGGTGGGGAGTGTGGGCCGCGGAGTCCGGCGACGAGGTGGTGACCGCACACGACGACGGCACCCGGGTACTGCTCGACGGGACGAAGGTGTGGTGCTCGGGGGCGGGGCTGTGTACACACGCACTGGTGACGGCGCGGCTGTCGACGGGTGAGCGCGGCCTGTTCGCCGTCGACCTCGCGGCGGACGGGGTGCGGCCGCTGCGGAGCGGGTGGCACACCACCGGTATGGCCGAATCCGACACCCGCTCGGTGGCATTCGCGATGACCCCCGCGGTCGCGGTGGGGGCACCGGGCGAGTATCTGACCCGTCCGGGCTTCTGGCACGGCGCGGTCGGGGTGGCCGCCTGCTGGCTCGGCGGAGCCCGCGCCGTGGCCGCAGCACTGTATGCGCGGGTCGCCGCGGGAAACGCCGACGCGCACACCGCGGCGCATCTGGGCGCCGTGGATGCGTCGCTGACCGCCGCGCACGCCACGCTGGCGGCCGTGGCCGCAGACATTGACGCCGATCCGCGGAACTGCGGTGGCCGTGCGGAACTAGGTGCTCGCCGCGCCCGCGCCGTCGTCGAGACCGCTGTCGAGGAAACGCTGAGCAGAACCGCGCGGGCGCTCGGCCCGTCGCCACTGGCCATGGACTCCGACCATGCGCGTCGGGTGGCCGATCTGTCGATCTACGTCCGGCAGAGCCACGCCGAACGGGACCTTGAGCGTCTCGGGGTGCTCGCGGCGGAGCCGTCATGA
- a CDS encoding PIG-L deacetylase family protein: MTASQTGNSDRFAVHPLPDGGTPEKVWARAGLRLPPLDLAGCREIVIVGAHPDDETLGFGSAAAMLAESGVRVQIVSASDGGAAFPNVSLLQRYRIEALRRSELRAAADTLGLSTPISLGLPDGEIARHEQRLTDLLIEILTDTPAGTWCAATWRGDGHPDHEAVGRAAAVAAECTGTVLLEYPVWMWHWARPGDPAVPWERARAVGATPAAVARKMKAAALFRSQFEPTEYGDEPVLPPYFLPRLLTVGEVVFR; this comes from the coding sequence ATGACGGCGTCACAGACCGGCAACTCCGACCGGTTCGCCGTCCATCCGCTCCCGGACGGGGGCACACCCGAGAAGGTGTGGGCGCGAGCCGGTCTCCGATTGCCCCCGCTGGATCTCGCGGGTTGCCGTGAGATCGTGATCGTCGGCGCGCACCCGGACGACGAGACCCTCGGATTCGGCTCAGCGGCAGCGATGCTGGCGGAGTCCGGGGTGCGGGTGCAGATCGTGTCGGCCAGCGACGGCGGCGCCGCGTTTCCGAATGTGTCCCTGCTGCAGCGGTATCGGATCGAGGCGTTACGTCGGTCCGAACTGCGCGCCGCCGCCGACACGCTGGGGTTGTCGACGCCGATCAGCCTCGGTCTGCCCGACGGCGAGATCGCCCGTCACGAGCAGCGTCTGACCGATCTGCTCATCGAGATCCTGACCGACACTCCGGCCGGCACCTGGTGCGCCGCGACGTGGCGAGGAGACGGGCACCCCGATCACGAAGCTGTGGGCCGGGCCGCCGCGGTGGCCGCCGAGTGCACCGGAACAGTGCTGCTCGAGTACCCGGTGTGGATGTGGCACTGGGCGCGCCCCGGGGATCCGGCGGTCCCGTGGGAGCGGGCCCGTGCCGTGGGCGCGACGCCGGCGGCCGTGGCGCGGAAGATGAAGGCGGCTGCGCTTTTTCGCAGCCAGTTCGAGCCGACGGAGTACGGTGACGAGCCCGTGCTGCCGCCGTACTTCCTCCCGCGGTTGCTCACCGTCGGCGAGGTGGTGTTTCGGTGA
- a CDS encoding SAM-dependent methyltransferase, which produces MTPRLPDGFFDRMYAHAADPWQLESRWYEKRKYDITMALLPYPRYRHAFEPGCSIGVLTERLVARCDHVTSSDVAVAALDAAHRRLSDRRIRHRVTLLRGSLDDPWPTTPFDLIVLSEVCYYLQPATLRAVLDREVPRLGHPTTVVAAHWRHDVEEYPMNGDHANDVIGATEGLHHLGGYRDADVVIDVFDNAGGASVAARTGVPGS; this is translated from the coding sequence GTGACTCCCAGGCTTCCGGACGGCTTCTTCGACCGCATGTATGCGCACGCGGCCGATCCGTGGCAGCTCGAATCCCGGTGGTACGAGAAGCGCAAGTACGACATCACCATGGCGTTGCTGCCCTACCCCCGGTACCGGCACGCATTCGAGCCGGGGTGTTCAATCGGCGTGCTGACCGAGCGTCTGGTCGCGCGCTGCGATCACGTCACCAGTTCCGATGTCGCCGTCGCGGCGCTGGACGCCGCACACCGGCGGTTGTCGGATCGCCGCATCAGGCACCGCGTCACGTTGCTCCGGGGATCGCTTGACGATCCCTGGCCGACAACACCTTTCGATCTCATCGTGCTCTCCGAAGTGTGCTACTACCTGCAGCCGGCCACTCTGCGCGCGGTGCTGGACCGTGAGGTGCCCCGCCTGGGTCACCCGACGACCGTCGTCGCGGCACACTGGCGCCACGACGTCGAGGAGTATCCGATGAACGGCGATCACGCCAACGACGTCATCGGGGCCACCGAGGGTCTTCATCATCTCGGCGGGTACCGGGACGCCGACGTCGTCATCGACGTGTTCGACAATGCGGGCGGTGCTTCGGTGGCCGCACGCACCGGAGTTCCCGGCTCCTGA
- a CDS encoding CynX/NimT family MFS transporter, giving the protein MRSERQPMIVDPRATPDSVPPVAGGALLAVAVVLAALNLRPAVTSIATLLHDIRGDLAVSATWAGLVTTLPALCFAGAGLAAPWVASRIGLSRAISVALLALTAGLALRGVGGEYVVIGATLIACAGIALANVLIPVVIKTSFPARIGMMTGIYTAALQGGGALGSAVTPGLADPLGGWRTALMVWAAVSLLALTLWIPATARHRSAWAVHTRPSAARRSLLRSPLAWTVTVFFGSQAFLAYIMMGWLPQVFIDNGIDKVQAGLLVAVASLVGVPLSLVITPLAARSASQSGWIVGVGSFGFLGTVGLMVAPTAQPLLWSVLLGTGLSGFSLALALLGLRARTPEDTAALSGMAQGFGYLLAGTGPFLFGLLHDVTHGWTAPWVLFLAVFCVQTVTGALAGRNRYV; this is encoded by the coding sequence ATGCGTTCTGAGCGGCAGCCGATGATCGTGGATCCACGGGCGACCCCGGACTCCGTGCCGCCCGTCGCCGGCGGTGCACTGCTCGCGGTCGCGGTAGTGCTGGCCGCGCTGAACCTGCGCCCCGCGGTGACGAGCATCGCGACGCTGCTGCACGACATCCGCGGCGACCTGGCGGTGTCGGCGACCTGGGCCGGTCTGGTGACGACGCTGCCCGCCCTCTGCTTCGCCGGCGCCGGTCTCGCGGCACCGTGGGTGGCCTCCCGCATCGGGCTGAGCCGGGCGATCTCGGTGGCCCTGCTGGCGCTGACCGCCGGCCTGGCACTGCGCGGCGTGGGCGGCGAATACGTCGTCATCGGCGCGACGCTGATCGCGTGCGCCGGCATCGCGCTGGCCAACGTCCTGATCCCCGTGGTCATCAAGACGTCGTTCCCGGCCCGGATCGGCATGATGACCGGTATCTACACCGCCGCATTACAGGGCGGTGGCGCGCTCGGCTCCGCCGTCACACCCGGGCTGGCCGATCCGCTGGGCGGATGGCGGACCGCACTGATGGTGTGGGCGGCGGTGTCGCTGCTCGCGCTGACGCTGTGGATTCCGGCGACCGCACGCCACCGCAGCGCCTGGGCCGTGCACACCCGTCCGAGCGCGGCGCGCCGCTCCCTGTTGCGGAGCCCCCTCGCGTGGACGGTCACCGTGTTCTTCGGCAGCCAGGCGTTCCTGGCCTACATCATGATGGGTTGGCTACCACAGGTTTTCATCGACAACGGGATCGACAAGGTGCAGGCCGGCCTGCTGGTCGCCGTCGCATCGCTGGTCGGGGTGCCCTTGTCGCTGGTGATCACGCCCCTCGCCGCGCGCAGCGCCAGCCAGAGCGGCTGGATCGTGGGCGTGGGCTCGTTCGGCTTCCTCGGCACCGTCGGCCTGATGGTCGCCCCGACAGCACAACCGCTGCTGTGGAGCGTGCTTCTCGGCACCGGGCTGAGCGGGTTCTCCCTCGCACTGGCGCTGCTCGGGCTCCGCGCCCGCACCCCGGAGGACACCGCGGCGCTGTCGGGCATGGCGCAGGGATTCGGCTACCTGTTGGCAGGCACGGGCCCGTTCCTGTTCGGGCTCCTGCACGACGTCACCCACGGATGGACGGCGCCGTGGGTGCTGTTCCTCGCGGTGTTCTGCGTACAGACCGTCACCGGCGCACTGGCGGGGCGAAACCGTTACGTGTGA
- a CDS encoding FadR/GntR family transcriptional regulator, translated as MPLSTARRSGLVEQVIDQLRHAVAGQEWRIGERIPNETVLVEKFGVGRNTVREAVRALAHAGILEVRQGDGTYVRATSEVSGALRRLCGEELREVLEVRRALEVEAARLAASRRTPADVAEMRGLLARRDERDSAGDVEAFARIDTEFHLAVVRCARNNTLIELYRGLLEAVTASVAHTRHVPVDVCDHGVLLDHIAAGDPDLAARTAGEFLDRIINGLGSADSS; from the coding sequence GTGCCGTTGAGCACAGCACGACGCAGCGGGCTGGTCGAGCAGGTCATCGACCAGTTACGGCACGCGGTGGCCGGCCAGGAATGGCGCATCGGCGAACGGATACCCAATGAGACCGTGCTCGTCGAGAAGTTCGGAGTCGGGCGCAACACTGTGCGCGAGGCCGTGCGCGCGCTGGCCCACGCCGGCATCCTCGAAGTCCGGCAGGGCGACGGCACCTACGTCCGGGCCACCAGCGAGGTGTCCGGCGCCCTGCGGCGCCTGTGCGGTGAGGAACTCCGCGAGGTGCTGGAGGTGCGTCGGGCACTCGAGGTGGAGGCCGCCCGGCTGGCGGCGTCGCGCCGAACCCCGGCCGACGTCGCCGAGATGCGCGGGCTGCTGGCACGCCGTGACGAACGCGATTCCGCCGGCGACGTCGAGGCCTTCGCGCGCATCGACACCGAGTTCCATCTCGCGGTCGTGCGCTGCGCACGCAACAACACCCTGATCGAGCTGTACCGCGGTCTGCTCGAAGCCGTCACCGCCAGCGTCGCCCACACCCGTCACGTGCCGGTGGACGTGTGTGACCACGGCGTGCTGCTCGATCACATCGCCGCCGGCGACCCCGACCTGGCCGCGCGCACCGCAGGCGAGTTCCTGGACCGGATCATCAACGGCCTCGGCTCAGCCGACTCCAGCTGA
- the fadD8 gene encoding fatty-acid--CoA ligase FadD8: MGDPQLRPFLHSGHLTVGALKRHKDRPVLFLGDTTLTGGELADRISQYIQAFEALGAGTGAAVGLLSLNRPEVLMIIGAGQTQGYRRTALHPLGSLDDHAYVLTDAEVTSLIIDPNPMFVERALGLVEKVPTLTQVLTIGPVPEEFAKAGVKAVDLSAEAAKYSPRPLTAAALPPDHIGGLTYTGGTTGKPKGVIGTTQSITTMTTVQLAEWEWPENPRFLMCTPLSHAGAAFFTPVIVKGGELIVLTKFDPAEVLRVIEEQKITATMLVPSMIYALMDHPDSHTRDLSSLETVYYGASAMNPVRLKEAIRRFGPIFAQYYGQSEAPMVITYLSKKEHDDKRLTSCGRPTLFAKVALLGEDGQPVPQGEVGEICVSGPLLSGGYWNLPEATAETFRDGWMHTGDLAREDEDGFYFIVDRTKDMIVTGGFNVFPREVEDVVAEHPSIAQVCVIGTPDEKWGEAVTAVVVLRPDAASDAAAVEVMISEIQASVKERKGSVHVPKQVVVTDSVPITALGKPDKKAVRAQFWESAGRAVG, translated from the coding sequence ATGGGTGATCCTCAGCTCCGTCCTTTCCTGCATTCCGGCCACCTCACCGTCGGCGCGCTGAAGCGCCACAAGGACCGGCCCGTGCTGTTTCTCGGCGACACCACGTTGACCGGTGGCGAACTCGCCGATCGCATCAGCCAGTACATCCAGGCGTTCGAGGCGCTCGGGGCCGGTACCGGTGCCGCCGTCGGCCTGCTGTCGCTGAACCGGCCCGAGGTGCTGATGATCATCGGCGCCGGCCAGACCCAGGGCTACCGCCGCACGGCACTACACCCTCTAGGCTCGCTCGACGATCACGCCTACGTGCTCACCGACGCCGAGGTGACGTCGCTGATCATCGACCCCAATCCGATGTTCGTCGAACGTGCGCTCGGACTGGTCGAGAAGGTGCCGACCCTCACGCAGGTGCTGACCATCGGCCCGGTTCCCGAGGAGTTCGCCAAGGCCGGGGTGAAGGCGGTGGACCTCAGCGCCGAGGCGGCGAAGTACTCCCCCAGGCCGCTGACGGCTGCGGCCCTGCCCCCGGACCACATCGGCGGGTTGACCTACACCGGCGGCACCACCGGTAAGCCCAAGGGCGTCATCGGCACCACGCAGTCGATCACCACGATGACGACCGTGCAGCTCGCGGAATGGGAATGGCCGGAGAACCCGCGCTTCCTGATGTGCACGCCGCTCTCGCACGCCGGCGCGGCGTTCTTCACCCCCGTCATCGTCAAGGGCGGTGAGCTGATCGTGCTGACGAAGTTCGATCCGGCCGAGGTGCTGCGCGTGATCGAGGAGCAGAAGATCACCGCGACGATGCTCGTGCCGTCGATGATCTACGCGCTGATGGACCATCCCGATTCCCACACCCGCGATCTGTCGTCGCTGGAGACCGTTTACTACGGCGCGTCGGCGATGAATCCGGTGCGGCTCAAAGAGGCGATCCGCCGGTTCGGGCCGATCTTCGCGCAGTATTACGGCCAGTCCGAGGCGCCGATGGTGATCACCTACCTGTCCAAGAAGGAGCACGACGACAAGAGGCTGACGTCGTGTGGCCGGCCGACGCTGTTCGCGAAGGTCGCACTGCTCGGCGAGGACGGGCAGCCCGTCCCGCAGGGTGAGGTCGGCGAGATCTGCGTGTCGGGTCCGCTGCTGTCGGGCGGGTACTGGAACCTGCCGGAGGCGACGGCCGAGACGTTCCGGGACGGCTGGATGCACACCGGCGATCTGGCCCGCGAGGACGAGGACGGCTTCTATTTCATCGTCGACCGCACCAAGGACATGATCGTCACCGGCGGTTTCAACGTGTTCCCGCGCGAGGTGGAAGACGTTGTGGCCGAACATCCTTCGATCGCCCAGGTATGCGTGATCGGCACTCCCGACGAGAAGTGGGGCGAGGCGGTGACGGCTGTGGTGGTGCTGCGGCCCGACGCGGCCTCCGACGCCGCGGCCGTGGAGGTCATGATCTCCGAGATCCAGGCGTCGGTGAAGGAGCGCAAGGGTTCGGTGCACGTGCCCAAGCAGGTGGTCGTGACCGACTCGGTGCCGATCACCGCGCTGGGCAAGCCGGACAAGAAGGCGGTGCGGGCGCAGTTCTGGGAAAGCGCGGGGCGCGCCGTCGGCTGA
- a CDS encoding TetR/AcrR family transcriptional regulator, translating to MAPSVGVRDARRRPKDRKQQIARASAEAFSELGYHAVSMEDIASRVGVTAASLYRHYSGKYDLFRAAVLNLGEQLVSATAFADDESGDSPEELWERIVAALADAAIKTRASGGLYRWEARFLQESDQAISNEQIRLVNRRLQRPLSALRPELDSRQRWTVTASVLSAIGSICDHRAKLPVNDMRRLLVSLARRLRDADLPPVSAREKPGRRAAPSVGPAGEYEAILAAALRLFHEHGFRETGMDDIASAIGLPASTIYRYFSGKSAVLSTIYRRAADRVSGDMGAILAMAPDERTAVGQLIDAYVWRTFAEPELAYVYYAEQLNVPAEDRAALHNIQRSIVEGWARQVVAARPDLSVREARFAVHAGLGLVVDIGRLERFADTESSRRLIGRLLRVLLLPEPV from the coding sequence ATGGCACCCTCTGTGGGCGTCCGCGACGCGCGCAGGCGACCCAAAGATCGTAAGCAACAGATCGCGCGAGCATCGGCGGAAGCGTTCAGCGAACTCGGCTACCACGCGGTCAGCATGGAGGACATCGCGTCGCGCGTGGGCGTCACGGCCGCATCGCTGTACCGCCACTACTCCGGCAAGTACGACCTGTTCCGGGCCGCCGTGCTGAATCTCGGCGAGCAACTGGTCTCGGCGACGGCCTTCGCCGACGACGAATCCGGCGACTCCCCGGAGGAATTGTGGGAGCGCATCGTTGCTGCACTGGCCGACGCGGCGATCAAGACCCGCGCCAGCGGCGGGCTGTACCGGTGGGAGGCGCGGTTTCTGCAGGAGTCCGACCAGGCCATTTCGAACGAGCAGATCAGGCTGGTGAACCGCCGCCTGCAGCGGCCGCTGTCGGCGCTCCGGCCAGAGCTCGACAGCAGGCAGCGGTGGACGGTGACCGCGTCGGTGCTCAGTGCCATCGGCAGCATCTGTGACCACCGCGCCAAGCTTCCGGTCAACGACATGCGTCGATTGCTGGTGAGCCTGGCGCGCCGGCTCCGTGACGCCGATCTGCCGCCGGTATCCGCCCGTGAAAAGCCAGGACGGCGGGCCGCCCCGTCGGTCGGTCCCGCCGGCGAATACGAAGCGATCCTTGCCGCGGCGCTTCGGCTGTTCCACGAACACGGATTCCGCGAGACCGGAATGGACGACATCGCCTCGGCGATCGGCCTGCCCGCATCGACGATCTATCGGTACTTCAGCGGGAAGTCCGCGGTGCTCAGCACCATCTACCGACGCGCCGCCGACCGGGTCTCCGGTGACATGGGCGCGATCCTGGCGATGGCGCCCGACGAACGCACCGCCGTCGGCCAGCTGATCGACGCGTACGTATGGCGGACGTTCGCCGAGCCGGAGTTGGCCTACGTCTACTACGCCGAACAGCTCAACGTGCCCGCCGAGGACCGGGCCGCGCTGCACAACATCCAGCGGTCGATCGTCGAGGGCTGGGCCCGGCAGGTGGTGGCCGCGCGCCCCGATCTGTCGGTGCGCGAGGCCCGGTTCGCTGTGCACGCCGGCCTCGGTCTCGTCGTCGACATCGGCAGGCTGGAGCGCTTCGCCGACACCGAATCTTCACGCCGGCTGATCGGGCGGCTGCTGCGGGTGCTCCTGCTTCCCGAGCCCGTCTGA
- a CDS encoding MlaE family ABC transporter permease codes for MTTADQPVRRDDSVHAVQDWVGGYVRRHPLASLATVGDQFVMGVRTLQWFFVDLFTGRFQWQEFVRQGAFMAGTAVLPTVLVALPIGVTLSIQFALLAGQVGATSLAGAASGLAVIRQAASLTAAILMAAAVGSAITADLGSRTMREETDAMEVMGVSVIRRLVVPRFAAAIMIGVALTGVVCFVGFLASYLFNVYFQNGAPGSFVATFASFTTTGDMIVALVKAVIFGAIVAIVSCQKGMSTRGGPTGVANSVNAAVVESILILMVVNVAISQLYIMLFPRVGL; via the coding sequence ATGACCACGGCGGATCAGCCGGTTCGTCGCGATGACTCCGTCCACGCCGTGCAGGACTGGGTCGGAGGTTATGTGCGCCGCCATCCGCTGGCGTCGCTGGCCACGGTCGGAGACCAGTTCGTCATGGGTGTCCGCACCCTGCAGTGGTTCTTCGTCGACCTCTTCACCGGGCGTTTCCAATGGCAGGAGTTCGTGCGCCAGGGTGCGTTCATGGCCGGCACCGCTGTGCTGCCCACCGTCCTGGTCGCGCTGCCGATCGGGGTGACGCTGTCGATCCAGTTCGCGTTGCTCGCCGGTCAGGTCGGCGCGACATCGCTGGCCGGTGCGGCCAGCGGGCTGGCCGTGATCCGGCAGGCCGCGTCGTTGACCGCCGCGATCCTGATGGCCGCGGCGGTCGGCTCGGCGATCACCGCGGACCTCGGTTCCCGCACGATGCGCGAGGAGACCGACGCCATGGAGGTCATGGGCGTGTCGGTGATCCGCCGCCTCGTGGTGCCGCGTTTCGCCGCGGCGATCATGATCGGTGTCGCGCTCACCGGTGTGGTGTGCTTCGTCGGCTTCCTGGCCAGCTACCTGTTCAATGTGTACTTCCAGAACGGCGCGCCGGGCAGCTTCGTTGCCACCTTCGCGTCGTTCACGACCACCGGTGACATGATCGTGGCACTGGTCAAGGCGGTGATCTTCGGGGCGATCGTCGCCATCGTCTCGTGCCAGAAGGGGATGTCGACAAGGGGCGGGCCCACCGGCGTCGCGAACTCGGTCAATGCCGCCGTCGTCGAATCGATTCTGATCCTGATGGTCGTCAACGTCGCGATCAGCCAGCTCTACATCATGCTGTTCCCCAGGGTCGGGCTCTGA
- a CDS encoding ABC transporter permease, producing MASTYVPPLLKPFVRLYQKSTPPVARLGHMLVFFVRALVAIPLALRHYRAEFVRLLSDIAWGNGSLVVGGGTAGVAIVLGITVGALVGIEGYNFLDLLGLGPATGIISSLVNTRELAPIALSLAFATQAGCRFTAQLGSMRIAEEIDALDSIAIRPIPYLVTTRLMASVVAVVPLYVVCLAVSYLTTQIVVRAISGGATGSYMHYFTLMLSGQDILYSLLKAIIFVWIATTIQCYYGFYASGGPEGVGVAAGHAMRASITVVIIVNMLLTMALWNIDSGARFGG from the coding sequence ATGGCGTCGACCTACGTACCGCCGCTGCTGAAGCCCTTCGTCCGGCTCTACCAGAAGTCCACACCGCCGGTCGCCCGCCTGGGCCACATGCTGGTGTTCTTCGTCCGGGCGCTCGTCGCCATCCCGCTGGCCCTACGGCACTACCGCGCCGAGTTCGTCCGTCTGCTGTCCGATATCGCCTGGGGTAACGGCTCTTTGGTCGTCGGTGGTGGTACGGCGGGGGTGGCGATCGTGCTCGGTATCACGGTCGGCGCGCTCGTCGGCATCGAGGGATACAACTTCCTGGACCTGCTCGGCCTGGGACCGGCGACGGGCATCATCTCGTCGTTGGTGAACACGCGCGAACTCGCTCCGATCGCGCTGTCGTTGGCGTTCGCCACCCAGGCGGGTTGCCGGTTCACCGCGCAGCTGGGATCGATGCGGATCGCCGAGGAGATCGACGCCCTGGATTCCATTGCCATCCGGCCGATTCCGTATCTGGTGACCACTCGGCTGATGGCCTCGGTGGTCGCCGTCGTCCCGCTCTATGTGGTGTGCCTGGCGGTGAGCTACCTGACCACCCAAATCGTGGTCCGGGCCATCAGCGGCGGTGCGACCGGTTCGTACATGCACTACTTCACGTTGATGCTGTCGGGTCAGGACATCCTGTACTCGCTCCTCAAGGCCATCATCTTCGTGTGGATCGCCACGACGATCCAGTGCTACTACGGCTTCTACGCCAGCGGCGGACCCGAAGGGGTCGGGGTCGCCGCCGGACATGCCATGCGCGCCAGCATCACCGTGGTGATCATCGTCAACATGCTGCTGACGATGGCGCTGTGGAACATCGACTCCGGTGCGAGGTTCGGGGGATAG